A part of Populus alba chromosome 8, ASM523922v2, whole genome shotgun sequence genomic DNA contains:
- the LOC118061324 gene encoding uncharacterized protein, with product MKRERDHQFECGICGAEDRYLLHNVRHRTPSYRRLCTNCLLKDHRGLFCPFCFSVYEEPLPIDRSMCNKCPSISHKPCIPSNYPHHTPFICPSCSSPNFSFFNPTTNGDSPPGRIIDRDSARALVAAAKIAAVSMTKAAAMAKVEAEKRVKEATYAKKRAREALERLAYLAAKEKEIMEGKGGGSNYNGLYLAPPPPPPPPQITGKVEK from the coding sequence ATGAAGCGAGAGCGAGATCACCAGTTCGAATGCGGAATATGCGGAGCAGAAGACCGGTATCTCCTCCACAACGTCCGCCACCGTACCCCATCCTACCGCCGCCTTTGCACGAACTGTCTCTTAAAAGACCACCGTGGCCTCTTCTGCCCTTTCTGCTTTAGTGTGTATGAAGAACCACTCCCAATTGATCGATCCATGTGTAACAAATGCCCTTCCATCTCTCACAAACCTTGCATCCCTTCCAATTACCCTCACCATACTCCCTTCATCTGCCCCTCTTGCTCCTCCCCCAATTTCTCCTTCTTTAATCCTACTACAAACGGAGATTCTCCTCCCGGCAGGATCATCGATAGAGATTCCGCCAGAGCGCTTGTTGCTGCCGCCAAGATTGCTGCCGTTTCCATGACGAAAGCGGCGGCGATGGCCAAGGTTGAAGCTGAGAAAAGGGTTAAGGAAGCTACTTATGCAAAGAAGAGAGCTAGAGAAGCGCTTGAAAGGCTTGCTTATTTGGCTGCCAAAGAGAAAGAGATTATGGAGGGAAAAGGAGGAGGAAGTAATTATAATGGGCTTTATCtggctcctcctcctcctcctcctcctcctcagaTTACAGGGAAAGTGGAGAAATGA